The genomic stretch AGACCTTTCTAAATTATACTGAAAAGCTACAAAATTTATTACGAGTGAGTTAGTGCTAGGTACCGTTGAGGACGGCGAGGTCGAGCGTGTCGACGTCGAAGCCGGCGTCGTAGTAGTGCTCGAAGACGTGCCCCGGCGCGTCGACGTGGGTGCCAGAGTGCGCCGTGAGCCGGAGCTCCGAGAAGTTGGCGATGTCGGAGCCGTTGCGCATGGACCGCGCCAGCCGCAGGAACCCGCCGGTGCCCTCCGCCGACTCCCACGCCGGCATGTCCTCGCGGTAGTAGTGGCTGATGTCCACGATCCGGCCGCCGTCGAACTCCTCGcgccgctccggcgccggcaACACCGCCGCCTCTGCCTCATCCTCTGCCACGCCACATGCATCCTCGACGCCGTGCGCGTAGCCCGggtgtgccgccgccggctcgccaccggaggcgacggccgccgccgggagcagcagcagggcgaggaggagcagcggcgagAGCTCCATGGAGTGGATATGCCTTGGAGGCTTGGACTTGGACTGCCCAGTGACAGTTGCCACGTGTGTCAACACTCAACTCCCAGCAGCTGAATTAATAGGCACATTTCCAGGGAGTTGATTGATGCGGCCGTGGAAGTCCAATGTTTCCACATCATTGCTTACGATCGTGTCgtactccaacttttatttagtCGCCCATTGAAAATGCATCATATATTAAAATCCACAAACTTTAGCTTATTTCATTAAAAAGTACAATGCAAGAATCAATTGGTTTCATACACCACACTTTTTCTCCAAAGCATGGGCCACCAGCTCCTTAATTTGTCATCGTGATCCTCAGTAAAGTTTCTATAAAATTTGGAGACCAAATTCAGCGCATACAGATACAATCGATCAACAAGCTTTTGCAGCGGGAACTTTGCTTTCGGTGAACACAAGAAAACAAAATTTCAACAAAAGTCAATGCATGCAAATGAAACTTTAGTTTGCAAGAGATTCCATTATCACATTGTTAAAAGGGGAAAATGTCCAAAAGGTCCCATTGATTGATGCGCGCAAAAACGCAAGAAGTCCCGACCAGATAGCTTTCCATTAGCGACACAACTTTGGTTTTGGTAATTTGGTGGTTCATGACACCGTTGAGGCGTGAGCCAAGCCAAATTTTGGTCATGGCCAAAGTCAGGCCATGACCAAAACTTAGTAATGCATTGATGTTTACATTGCTACCAAACCAACCATGCTAAATATTTCCTTCTTGTGAATATGACGTGTGGGCCATATGTGTCACCGATGATTTTAGCTTCACATCTGCAACTAGAACTTTCCTGAAAAAGAGGAATACGATTATATGAAAGTGgaataatccattttcatggaAAAATAATAAGAACCTTCCACAACTGACAACCAATCTGGACCGAAAAAGCCAGCCCTCCAAGTACGAAAACAGACCGCCAAGTGATAAAATCATGTGAACATCTTACAGTGTTTAAATGAACTGATATCTGAACTCATATGTTGTTCATGATGCACATTGCACAACATGTTCAGTCACTATTACAAATACATCATGTTTGCTTTCAACCCCATCAACATCATTCAAATGAATTTGGGGGCAGACCAGTGTGaatccaattttttttaccCTAACCACTTCCAGAAGGCCTACCAATCTGACCTCTCATGATCATCGATCTAACAAGCTCCAGTTGCGCAAAGTACTCCCTTCTGCATGCAAAACTTGGCCAACCAGTCAAACGTCTATAACAATTGCTGCTGATGGCAGAAGATGGTAGGGAAGCGGCAATCTTAATCCCAAAGAGGCTTATGATTGGTCACAGATTGAATATCTGAATAGGCCAGCTGCGCTTCCAGCCATCTGAGCTGAATGCTGTGGTTTCAACCGATATGTCTATGCTACGGTGCTCAGATGCCCTCACAATGCTTATCCGTGATCTGAGCATTGTGGCTGGGCACTCATCTGTGCCAACGGATGCAGATGAACCAAGGGTTGATTCCTCCTTCACCATTGCGATGGGCTCTTCAAAGGTGAAGATTGTCTGTGACCAGTGAGTTGGTGTAGAGAAGGGAGAGGTGGAGAGGACAACAGGCTTCTCCTTGCAGAATCTATCAGTAAACCCCGTGTCGAACCACAAGACAATGCCATAACACCAGGTTACTCCAGGTACAACAGTAGCACTCTCACTGAGCCTCAGCTCAAAGCTTGCAGTAAAGTCCATCTCACTTTCCTTCATAGTTGCCAGATCAAAGGACTGCATGGAAGCAACAAGAGCAAGATGTCAGACTACCGACCCCCCTGAATTTGAAGTGGCATTTGAGCACATTTTCATTTCAtgtcaaaaaagaaagaaaaaaaactacacaTCTGTACTCATTTCATTTCATAACTACGCTTTTCAGGTCTCAACAATGTAGTTTTGCAATATAAAATGACAATAAATGTGCAGGTTTTGTGATATGGCATGATAAGAGAAGTTTAGTTTTCTGAAGTTGACTCCCAAGAGTGTCATTTAGCGAAAAAGGCTGTTAATAAAACTGTAGTTTGTGAAGCTACAAGGTAGTTTTTAAAAAGTGCAGTTTTGCAATAATACAACCTTAGTGTAGTTGTTTGAAATTCTCTACATAAACAAAACAAACCATCACAGTAAGGTAGTTAATACCCAGATTGATATCCATTTAACAACTCCAACAAAACAAGGATGGTCAAGAAGTGAAGCTAAGTAGACATGTTTAGTTAAAAGGaacttacatggagaacagCAGTCTCTGTCACAATATCCTGAGAAGCAATTACATCAACTACAGGAAATCGAGCTGAAGTTGAAGTTACTTCTTTGCCAATGCATGACATATCAAAGCCATAAACATTTTCCCAAAATGGCAAGCTAGTTCCACCTTTCCCGAAACCAGCACCGACCTAGAGGATGAATCAGATGGCACAAGTTATCAAACAGAAGAAATTAGGGACAAATGGCAAATAATACAAGCAAGCAAGCTAAGGACTTACAATCGTTGCAGTATCTGGGAGAATAGCACCACCAGGTTTCAGGAAATGATCACGTGCATATATGACTGAACTCAGCATGGATTCAAACAACAGGCAGTATCCCATCCATTCACTGACTAACACGTCAAAGCCATGTTGTGGAACTTGTATTTTCTGGTTTAGCTCTTCAGCCTTGGTATGTACAACGCTTATCACTTGAGCACCTCGTTTTTGTTCTGCTTTCAAATTTTCATCATACAACAGACCATTATTCTTTGCAACCTGCATCATGCGATACCTATGGGATGATCATGGTGCAAAGAGGTGTGTAGTTAGATACAATATTGAAGAGTAAAAGAGACATACCTGGGTAGCCACAGAAGCCATCTTTGCACTCCCATCAACAGCAACAACTCTAGATGCACCAGCCTTCGCTGCAAAAAGACTATTGTGACACATCAGCAGCCACCCATGCAATATTGAAAATTCATCATGCATCAAGAGCAGTCAGTTTTATGAGCAGCCTTGTACTTCAGAAATATGATCACTACACAACATGCGGTGCTCCCACTCACATGGGTCATGACAAGAAAGGTGATCTAggtttagtactccctccgtttttttACATTTCAcattaggtttgtcctaagtcaaacttgtcCAACTTTGACCAATTTTATAGAAAAATAGAACAACATCTACAATATCAAATTTGTTTCATTGAATTCACTatggaatatattttgatagtgcATATATTTGATAGTATAGATGTTATATTTAtaatataaatttggtcaaagttggacaagtttgacttaggacaaacctaatgTGACATGCAATAAAAAACCAGAGCGAGTACTAATATCACATAACCATGATAACACACACATGAAGCGAACCAGGTTTGTCAATACTCTACCTACTTAGAACCTTAATGCACAACCAGGACAAAAATATCCATAACCTGTCAGTTGAGTGCCTTGGTCCAAGTGTTCAACAAGGCATTGCTTACGAACTGTCATCGTAGCGGTTATATTTCCCAGAATTAAAATGTAGCCTATTTGTTTTTATTGGATACAAGGGTTGCAGCATGGAGCTTCATGTATGTAATCATCATAAGGTAAATGCTTAGATACCTTAGAATTCCTGTGCCACAACCAACATCCAGTACAGCTGCTCCACGTAAAAGGCTAGGATTGCCTAAAAGAGCATCTCTGTAAGCATCTGTTCTCACCTGAAAAAGGTCATTCAGAGCATTCAGTTTTTCAGACTACACAAATACATATTGGAAATGAATACTTGACAGGAACACATTGACCAAATATCCAGAGGGAGAACACCTACTTTATCACCGAGCATCTCTCTGTGAATACCAAATGAACTGTAAGATCCAAAGTAGTTATCATCCACAGTTTTGATTGCCTTGGCATTAACACTAGCACGTGCAATCTTTAGTTGGCTATCATTAGTCTCATGAGCAAGAGACTCCCTGTCCTCCGCTTGTGTACTCCCAATAGTACACCCTTTCTCAAATTGAGCACTGATCTCAGAACTATTTCCTTCCGATAAGGTGCTCAGCTTGTTCCCCAGTGGTTCAGCTAAAACCCTGTCACCTGCAGAACACTGTCCTCTTTCCATGGATGTTCCAcattcctcatcctcctcatcgtcatccaTGAACAGACTGTGCAAAAGGGAATCATCCTCCATGAAAGGTTTCAAGTACACATCGTCCTCCCATGGAACCTTTCCCTCAATTAGGTAATTCTCCAGTGCGTGCAAATGGCTGCAGAGTTCAGTGTTGGAAGAGAATGCTTGGCCACAACTCCAGCATTTATTCTCTGCAACCTACAAATCAAACAATGGCATTCATAATCGATGGAAAATGCAGCAAACCGCACAGAAATTAACAAAATTGCAACTTGAATCAGCTACTCATACCGTCATACAGCAATTAACGAAAAAATTGAGCTAATAATACTTCTGCAGGCAGAGGTTGTCCCAAATAATAACTCTGAGCAGAAGGATGTTATTGACGCACCTTGGAGCGGACGAAGTTGATGAGCCTGATACACCCGTAGAAATCCAGACGCAGCTCCTTCACAATCCTGTGGAAATCGAAGCGGTGCTCCGCGGAGCAGTGCGCGAAGAGGGAGCTATCGGCGTCGAACCGCGAGCTGCAGAACAAGCACAGCAGCCCGCCGCCGGCATCGTCGCCGTCGGAGCACCAGTCATCCcacccctcctctccttcctcctcttcctcctcctcgtcggacCTTAGCCGCTCCTCCGCTTCATCCTTTACTTCGCGGCTAGGCTCCATTGCCTCGTGGTGTGGTCCGCAGGGAGCTCCCTGACGCACCTGCTCGGCTCGTCGCCTCGCCGGTCGACGCGCCGCCGCAGGGTGTTGGTGTCTCACTGAAATTAGGGTTTTAGACAGGGGAGGGTTTAGGACTACTCGTTATAGCAATTTGGGCCTTTCTTAGCTGCCATTTGCCAGCCCGGCCCATCTACACGGTCGACGTCAGTACATGGGCGGCATTTCGCCTCAGGGCGCtcttcctctcaaaaaaaaaacaccataAAGCAAAGCATGAGGGTGCTCTCGACATGGTCTGCTCAAATGTGCAATAGTTTCAGAATTGCATATTCCTCCATCTTAAAAGGAAATCAAAGCTAGAAGTATTTTATTCTAGGAAGTTTTATTTAAGCATCGAGGGTAGAGACTCTAATAATGAGATCCATGTTCTTGCTAAAGTGTTTGTAATGTGAGGAAGATATGTGTGTCTCCTTGGACGTATGTAATGTTTATTACATTGTGGATAAATAAGAGTCTACCATCCAAAAAAAACTATAGAGAACGCTCTTTCCCCATACAACATTGATTTAGGTTATTATATCCTTTTGCAATGTTATGAAACATTTAGTTATTGTGTAATTGTTTCTAAATAACTTGGTTTTTAATAAGGAGGTAACTAAGGGGGAGAGGGTCTCCTGATAGTCATTAGTGGAGACCCCGATGACGTTGTGCCTTACTCGCTCGTCTCGCACGGAAAAAGAAAGACAGAAATGCACGCAATGTCTTCGCCCGCATGTGCCGCCATACACGCAACTTGCCTCCGCCTCACCCCTATGCCACCCTCCACCTAACGGTGTTGCCTCCGACCTCAACGCAGACTGCCTCCTCCTATCctgccccttcccttccccct from Setaria italica strain Yugu1 chromosome II, Setaria_italica_v2.0, whole genome shotgun sequence encodes the following:
- the LOC101759121 gene encoding uncharacterized protein LOC101759121 isoform X2, yielding MELSPLLLLALLLLPAAAVASGGEPAAAHPGYAHGVEDACGVAEDEAEAAVLPAPERREEFDGGRIVDISHYYREDMPAWESAEGTGGFLRLARSMRNGSDIANFSELRLTAHSGTHVDAPGHVFEHYYDAGFDVDTLDLAVLNGPALLVDVPRDKNITAGVMASLHIPKGVRRVLFRTLNTDRKLMWKKEFDTSYVGFMKDGAQWLVDNTGIKLVGVDYLSVGAFDECIPAHLVFLEKREVILVEALNLEHVTPGIYTLHCLPLRLRGAEGSPARCILIK
- the LOC101759121 gene encoding uncharacterized protein LOC101759121 isoform X1 is translated as MELSPLLLLALLLLPAAAVASGGEPAAAHPGYAHGVEDACGVAEDEAEAAVLPAPERREEFDGGRIVDISHYYREDMPAWESAEGTGGFLRLARSMRNGSDIANFSELRLTAHSGTHVDAPGHVFEHYYDAGFDVDTLDLAVLNGPALLVDVPRDKNITAGVMASLHIPKGVRRVLFRTLNTDRKLMWKKEFDTSYVGFMKDGAQWLVDNTGIKLVVHAGVDYLSVGAFDECIPAHLVFLEKREVILVEALNLEHVTPGIYTLHCLPLRLRGAEGSPARCILIK
- the LOC101760213 gene encoding probable protein arginine N-methyltransferase 3 produces the protein MEPSREVKDEAEERLRSDEEEEEEEGEEGWDDWCSDGDDAGGGLLCLFCSSRFDADSSLFAHCSAEHRFDFHRIVKELRLDFYGCIRLINFVRSKVAENKCWSCGQAFSSNTELCSHLHALENYLIEGKVPWEDDVYLKPFMEDDSLLHSLFMDDDEEDEECGTSMERGQCSAGDRVLAEPLGNKLSTLSEGNSSEISAQFEKGCTIGSTQAEDRESLAHETNDSQLKIARASVNAKAIKTVDDNYFGSYSSFGIHREMLGDKVRTDAYRDALLGNPSLLRGAAVLDVGCGTGILSLFAAKAGASRVVAVDGSAKMASVATQVAKNNGLLYDENLKAEQKRGAQVISVVHTKAEELNQKIQVPQHGFDVLVSEWMGYCLLFESMLSSVIYARDHFLKPGGAILPDTATIVGAGFGKGGTSLPFWENVYGFDMSCIGKEVTSTSARFPVVDVIASQDIVTETAVLHSFDLATMKESEMDFTASFELRLSESATVVPGVTWCYGIVLWFDTGFTDRFCKEKPVVLSTSPFSTPTHWSQTIFTFEEPIAMVKEESTLGSSASVGTDECPATMLRSRISIVRASEHRSIDISVETTAFSSDGWKRSWPIQIFNL